CGCAATGTACATGCGCCCAAAACCGAGCGTCGCACCAATGCGAATCGTCCCCATGGGCTGGTGCGTCCCGCCACCCAGGCGGCTTTCCAGCGCACTGAGCTCCTCCAGAATTCGCGCTCCGTCGTTGAGGTATTGCTCCCCTTCCGGCGTCAGGCTCGACCGGCGCGTCGTGCGATTGAGCAGTCGCACGCCGAGCCGGGCCTCCAAAGCAGCGAGTCGCCGCGACACGACAGGCGGCGTGACACCCAGCTCCTGGGCCGCGGCAGCCATGCTGCCCAACTTGGCGATTTGCGCGAAAAGCGTGAGATCGGAAAAAGAATCCATGGTGGCGGACAGCGCGAGAAAGACGGTGGATGGTGACGATTATCGATCGGCTGTGCACATGCGCCATGCGTGCCCCTGCTCTGAACGGCGCCTGATCTACAGACCTGCACAGGAGACCATCACGGTGATCCCTCTCCCATGCGCACAGCCCTTGGCTGATCGAATTGGCCCGGCTGGATGCGGCGGCCTTCCATATCGGTGATGCCGCAGTAGCCGACGCCATAAGCATCGAAACCCATGCGCGCGCTGCTGGCGCTGTAGTCCAGACAGTCGTGATGGTGGCCATGAAACGCCTTGTCGACACGCAGGCTCCTGGCCAACTCATCCAGCACATCGAAACCGTGCGGATGGGCGCTCGGTGCCTCATGCGTCACCAGGATGTCGGCGCGCTGGGCAACCAAGCGGAAATAGTCTTCGGGGAAGATGGTGCTGCGATGCTTGCGTGGCAAGCCGTCGCGCCAACGGTTGCTGCGTCCGCAATGCAATGTGAATTCTGCGGCACTTTCATATTTCCATTGAGCGGGCGGCCACCACACCTGGCCGCGAAAAACGCCGCCCAGACCCGCAATGCGCACGCCGTCGATCTCCGCAACCCGGCCATGCAGATTGCGGTCTCCAAGCGCCGATCCGAACACATGGTCGTAATCCGCATCGGTGTCCGTGTCATGGTTGCCGTGGATGTACCAGACCTCGGTCATGTCCAGAATGGGCGCAAGCTCCTGCTCCAGCGGCCGCCGGGCCTGAATGTCCCCCAGAAACACGATGGCCGCCGGTCGGTCTCTGGCAACGATGTCCAGCACGTGATCGAAGTAACCGTGGGTGTCGCCACAGAAGTAGATCATCGCAACCTGTCCTCCTTTGTCATATGCAGCCGATTGTGACCTCCAAAAGCTGCTTCCGAATGGAGGCGGGATGGACTCTCGAAGCGATGGACGAGGGACTTCCGTGCTTTCAGCTCGACTTCCCAACCGAAGACAGAAGCCGCGAAAGATGCCCGCTGCTCGAAAAGCCCAGTTGATGGCTTGCCTCGGCCAATCTGATTCCGCTGTCCAACATCTGCGTGGCCGCCTGTGCGATCAGGTGGCGTCGCAGTTGGACGGGACTGCAGCCGAATTCCTGCAGACAATGTCGCTGCAAGCTGCGCATCGACATGCCCAGCACCGAGGCCATGGATTCAAGGGATGGCGGACGTTGTCCTTCATCCAGCGCTGCGCCAATGAGTTGGCTCAGGCGCTGAGCGATGCTCGTCTCTGCCGAGTCTGCAAACACCACAGGATGGCCGTGCTCTAGTTGGGGCAACAGGGCACGGACCAATTGCTGACGACTCGCGGGTGACAGGCCTGGCATGGTCAGTGTGGCGAGCATGCTTCTGGCAGGTGCGTCCAGATAGAACGCGCCGCGCACAGGACAGTGGCGCAGCAGGTCCGGTTCAAGATACAGCTGGCCATGTTGCTGCTGGTGCGTTCGCGCGCGATTCGCATGGGCCGTCACCGCAGGCAGGAGCAGCGCCATGCCGGGCTGCAGCGTCAACTGCGATTCGGAAATCAAAGTGCCGCCTGTGAGTGCCTTGTTTGCTG
The window above is part of the Diaphorobacter sp. HDW4B genome. Proteins encoded here:
- a CDS encoding metallophosphoesterase, which gives rise to MIYFCGDTHGYFDHVLDIVARDRPAAIVFLGDIQARRPLEQELAPILDMTEVWYIHGNHDTDTDADYDHVFGSALGDRNLHGRVAEIDGVRIAGLGGVFRGQVWWPPAQWKYESAAEFTLHCGRSNRWRDGLPRKHRSTIFPEDYFRLVAQRADILVTHEAPSAHPHGFDVLDELARSLRVDKAFHGHHHDCLDYSASSARMGFDAYGVGYCGITDMEGRRIQPGQFDQPRAVRMGEGSP
- a CDS encoding AraC family transcriptional regulator codes for the protein MTAKLIPHPMSAKRDLLASDGFLLSGNKQPEYQFNWHEHDCSMLLWVSAGSLESRWHGTQETVAANKALTGGTLISESQLTLQPGMALLLPAVTAHANRARTHQQQHGQLYLEPDLLRHCPVRGAFYLDAPARSMLATLTMPGLSPASRQQLVRALLPQLEHGHPVVFADSAETSIAQRLSQLIGAALDEGQRPPSLESMASVLGMSMRSLQRHCLQEFGCSPVQLRRHLIAQAATQMLDSGIRLAEASHQLGFSSSGHLSRLLSSVGKSS